From one Streptomyces sp. R41 genomic stretch:
- a CDS encoding Lrp/AsnC family transcriptional regulator: protein MGDPAAAPKEPRQLRAAANETSVAFDALDRQILELLQSDGRIKLSELGRRVRLSPAAVAERVRRLESTGAITGYGAHVAPARLGYGIQAFIRVNPHGGYTLKHPRTLELLSRPEVVEVHHVVGEDCWILKVAVEDTIHLEDVLEQTSALGRTTTSIVLSSPVRRKPLLPPIGR from the coding sequence ATGGGAGATCCGGCCGCGGCACCGAAGGAACCACGGCAGCTGCGCGCCGCCGCCAACGAAACGTCGGTGGCCTTCGACGCGCTCGACCGGCAGATCCTGGAGCTGTTGCAGAGCGATGGCCGGATCAAGCTCAGCGAGCTGGGCCGCCGCGTCCGGCTGAGCCCGGCGGCCGTCGCCGAACGCGTCCGGCGCCTGGAGTCCACGGGCGCCATCACCGGCTACGGCGCCCACGTCGCACCGGCCCGCCTCGGCTACGGCATCCAGGCCTTCATCCGCGTCAACCCGCACGGCGGCTACACCCTGAAGCACCCCAGGACCCTGGAGCTCCTGTCCCGCCCCGAGGTCGTCGAGGTCCACCACGTGGTCGGCGAGGACTGCTGGATCCTCAAGGTCGCCGTCGAGGACACGATCCACCTGGAGGACGTCCTGGAACAGACCTCCGCCCTGGGGCGTACGACGACCTCGATCGTGCTGTCCTCACCGGTGCGCCGGAAGCCGCTGCTGCCGCCTATTGGACGCTGA
- a CDS encoding MerR family transcriptional regulator translates to MRIGELAARAGTTTRTLRYYESRGLLPARRGENGYRTYDEHDLRLLRQIRTLQDFGFDLEETRPFVECLRAGHPEGDSCPASLAVYRRKLGELDALIDELQSVRAKVGEQLARAERARDELAADAEVPGGPQPVCAVFSRGTQHPMAAARRAGPPAGKTEG, encoded by the coding sequence ATGCGAATCGGCGAGCTGGCGGCGCGGGCCGGGACGACCACGCGGACTCTGCGTTACTACGAGTCGCGGGGACTGCTGCCCGCGCGGCGGGGCGAGAACGGGTACCGGACGTACGACGAGCACGACCTGAGGCTGCTGCGGCAGATCAGGACGTTGCAGGACTTCGGGTTCGACCTGGAGGAGACGCGGCCCTTCGTGGAGTGTCTGCGGGCGGGGCACCCGGAGGGCGACTCGTGCCCCGCTTCGCTCGCGGTCTACCGCCGCAAGCTCGGCGAACTCGACGCGCTGATCGACGAGTTGCAGTCGGTGCGCGCGAAGGTCGGTGAGCAGCTGGCGCGGGCGGAGCGGGCGCGCGACGAGCTGGCGGCCGACGCGGAGGTTCCGGGCGGTCCGCAACCCGTATGCGCTGTGTTTTCCCGGGGGACGCAGCATCCCATGGCCGCTGCGCGGCGGGCCGGACCGCCGGCAGGAAAAACAGAAGGGTGA
- a CDS encoding NAD-dependent epimerase/dehydratase family protein yields MRSGEGTVREICVIGGNRYFGKRLTARLMAAGDRVTVINRGSSAPPEGAIHLVADRNDENSLEKALGSRTFDVVIDQVCYTPRQAEIARRVFAGRARRYVMTSTVEVYEYEDSAALVREDAVDPRTVAFDLELPWDDPEFLDSHYGEGKRQAEAVFAGTRGAEPAFPYVAVRVAHVLGGNDDFTGRLDHYTDRIRTGEPIAVPAVNHPATYIHVEEVADFLAWAAGEDFTGPVNAASHGVLSTEELCEAVAVHIPEGRTVFRSVEVGEVSPFSFARSYGMDNSRATRLGFTFGESRDWLPRAVAETLGKDD; encoded by the coding sequence ATGAGAAGCGGGGAGGGCACCGTGCGCGAGATATGCGTCATCGGCGGGAACCGGTATTTCGGAAAGCGTCTGACAGCGCGGCTGATGGCCGCCGGGGACCGGGTCACCGTCATCAATCGCGGTTCGTCGGCGCCGCCCGAGGGGGCAATTCACCTGGTCGCCGACCGCAATGACGAGAATTCCCTGGAGAAGGCGCTGGGTTCGCGGACTTTCGACGTCGTCATCGACCAGGTCTGTTATACGCCCCGGCAGGCGGAGATCGCCCGAAGGGTATTCGCGGGGCGCGCGCGGCGGTACGTCATGACGTCCACCGTCGAGGTGTACGAGTACGAGGACTCGGCGGCCCTCGTACGCGAGGACGCCGTGGACCCTCGTACCGTCGCCTTCGATCTCGAACTCCCCTGGGACGACCCGGAGTTCCTCGACTCGCACTACGGCGAGGGCAAGCGGCAGGCCGAGGCGGTCTTCGCCGGCACCCGAGGGGCCGAGCCCGCGTTCCCGTACGTGGCGGTCCGCGTCGCCCATGTCCTGGGCGGGAACGACGACTTCACCGGCCGCCTCGACCACTACACCGACCGTATCCGCACGGGCGAACCGATCGCCGTGCCCGCCGTGAACCACCCGGCGACGTACATCCATGTCGAGGAGGTCGCGGACTTCCTCGCCTGGGCGGCGGGCGAGGATTTCACCGGGCCGGTGAACGCCGCCTCCCACGGGGTGCTCAGCACCGAGGAGTTGTGCGAGGCGGTGGCCGTGCACATCCCGGAGGGCAGGACGGTCTTCCGGAGCGTCGAGGTCGGGGAGGTCTCGCCGTTCTCGTTCGCCCGCTCGTACGGGATGGACAACTCCCGGGCCACGCGGCTCGGTTTCACCTTCGGTGAGTCGAGGGACTGGCTGCCGCGCGCGGTCGCCGAGACGCTCGGAAAGGACGACTGA
- a CDS encoding aldo/keto reductase — MRTRPLGDLRVGAIGLGAMPLSIEGRPDEARALATVHAALDAGVTLLDTADSYHLPGAEPGHNERLLARALATYGSDTSEVLVTTKGGRGRPGDGSWTVTGSPRHLKSAAEASLKRLGVEAIGLYQLHKPDPTVPFEDSLGALRELLDEGKIRLAGISNTTTDQIRRAHAILGDRLVSVQNQYSPAGRHSEPELRLCAELGLAFLPWSPLGGISRSSLDGPSTVASDDAFGAFHAVARERGVSPQQICLAWLLAISPNVIPIPGASRPETIRDSAGAADLVLDAEELTRLDAAAGR, encoded by the coding sequence ATGCGAACCAGACCTCTTGGAGATCTCCGCGTCGGCGCGATCGGCCTCGGCGCGATGCCCCTGTCCATCGAGGGCCGCCCGGACGAGGCGCGGGCCCTGGCCACGGTGCACGCCGCCCTCGACGCGGGCGTGACCCTCCTCGACACGGCGGACTCGTACCACCTGCCCGGCGCCGAGCCCGGCCACAACGAACGGCTCCTGGCCCGCGCCCTGGCGACGTACGGCAGCGACACCAGCGAGGTGCTGGTGACCACGAAGGGCGGCCGCGGCAGACCTGGCGACGGCAGCTGGACGGTGACGGGGTCCCCACGGCACCTGAAGTCGGCCGCGGAGGCGTCCCTGAAGCGGCTCGGCGTCGAGGCGATCGGCCTCTATCAACTCCACAAGCCCGACCCCACCGTCCCCTTCGAGGACTCGCTCGGCGCCCTGCGCGAACTCCTCGACGAGGGCAAGATCCGCCTGGCCGGCATCTCCAACACGACCACCGACCAGATCCGCCGGGCCCACGCGATCCTCGGCGACCGCCTCGTCTCGGTCCAGAACCAGTACTCCCCCGCGGGACGGCACAGCGAGCCGGAGCTACGCCTCTGCGCCGAACTCGGCCTCGCCTTCCTCCCATGGAGCCCCCTCGGCGGCATCTCGCGCAGCTCCCTGGACGGCCCCTCGACGGTGGCGTCCGACGACGCCTTCGGCGCCTTCCACGCGGTGGCCCGCGAGCGCGGCGTGAGCCCCCAGCAGATCTGTCTGGCCTGGCTGTTGGCTATCTCCCCCAACGTGATCCCGATCCCGGGCGCCAGCCGCCCGGAGACGATCCGGGACTCGGCGGGGGCGGCGGACCTGGTGCTGGACGCGGAGGAGCTGACGCGGCTGGACGCGGCGGCGGGCCGCTGA
- the trxA gene encoding thioredoxin, which translates to MLNVAGVAEVTDADFEAEVIGADLPVLVEFTADWCGPCRQLAPVLSDIAFEEGDRLKIVQLDVDRNPQTTIAYGVLSMPTLMVFRDGEPVKSMVGARPKRRLLEELSDVL; encoded by the coding sequence GTGTTGAACGTGGCAGGCGTGGCCGAGGTGACGGACGCGGACTTCGAGGCGGAGGTGATCGGGGCGGATCTGCCCGTGCTGGTGGAGTTCACGGCCGACTGGTGCGGACCGTGCCGGCAGCTGGCACCGGTGCTCAGCGACATCGCCTTCGAGGAGGGCGACCGGCTCAAGATCGTGCAGCTGGACGTGGACAGGAACCCGCAGACGACCATCGCGTACGGCGTCCTGTCGATGCCCACGTTGATGGTGTTCCGTGACGGCGAGCCCGTGAAGTCGATGGTGGGTGCCCGGCCCAAGCGACGGCTGCTGGAGGAGTTGTCCGACGTGCTGTAA
- a CDS encoding NAD(P)-dependent oxidoreductase, with translation MTNDLETNPVAVLGLGAMGQALAAAFLRAGHPTTVWNRSPGKDGNLLAQGAVRATSAAEAVRAADLVVVCVVDYGAAQAVLDATADDLPGRVLVNLTSDTPERSRTTAAWANERGIDYLDGSIMVPIPVVGQPEALIFYSGPRAAYEKYEGTLKSLGGRPAYLGEDQGLAAVHDLALLDFFYSSMAGLVHAFALAEADGVQAASLAPYLDTIAAILPAIAAGTAQDIDAGSYPGTAANLGMMAAGAGHVLEAAEHRGLDVSTLRSVKEIADRAIARGHAADSWSSTIEVVRAG, from the coding sequence ATGACAAATGACCTTGAAACCAATCCGGTTGCCGTCCTCGGTCTCGGCGCGATGGGGCAGGCACTAGCCGCCGCTTTCCTCCGCGCGGGCCACCCCACGACCGTCTGGAACCGCTCGCCCGGCAAGGACGGCAACCTGCTCGCACAGGGCGCCGTCCGGGCCACGAGTGCCGCGGAGGCCGTTCGCGCGGCCGATCTGGTGGTCGTCTGCGTGGTCGACTACGGCGCGGCCCAGGCCGTCCTCGATGCCACCGCCGACGACCTGCCCGGCCGGGTCCTGGTGAACCTCACCTCCGACACCCCCGAGCGGTCCCGCACCACCGCCGCCTGGGCCAACGAGCGCGGCATCGACTACCTCGACGGCTCGATCATGGTGCCGATCCCGGTCGTCGGACAGCCGGAGGCGCTGATCTTCTACAGCGGTCCGCGGGCGGCGTACGAGAAGTACGAGGGCACGCTCAAGTCGCTGGGTGGCCGCCCCGCATACCTCGGTGAGGACCAAGGACTCGCCGCAGTCCACGACTTGGCGCTGCTCGACTTCTTCTACTCCAGCATGGCCGGACTCGTGCACGCCTTCGCGCTGGCCGAGGCGGACGGGGTTCAGGCGGCCTCGCTCGCCCCCTACCTGGACACGATCGCCGCCATCCTTCCGGCCATCGCGGCCGGTACCGCCCAGGACATCGACGCGGGCAGCTATCCGGGCACCGCCGCGAACCTCGGCATGATGGCCGCGGGAGCGGGCCATGTGCTGGAGGCCGCCGAGCACCGCGGGCTCGACGTGAGCACCCTGCGCTCGGTGAAGGAGATCGCCGACCGGGCCATCGCCCGGGGTCACGCGGCCGACAGCTGGTCGAGCACGATCGAGGTCGTGCGAGCGGGGTGA
- a CDS encoding AAA family ATPase: MDETEIISSSEHKARRAAEGESSPLSLEQVGELFNQFLDAVARPKPQVADGRNLAERMRAHLGTAPGDQPVVKAAYAPYDLPNVHLAVERWFAAEGRSYELIGMRGSSHHGDLTLGEILESADRYNRFVIGAVDYAHLPISPDEELACVSFGFYLGREGDERFAVLLRGPADEYGRNKVEIEVLAQGKEFADRLLAEIDALVREHNIFRGQVLSFEGSDFGHGLGPFRFHRRPGLTREEIVLPEGLLDRVERQVVGVARRRERLRAAGQHLRRGLLLYGPPGTGKTHTIRYLLSHLPEFTVVVLAGTSIDAIGPACALARMLQPALVVLEDCDLIAEARDYGGGEQPLLFQVLNEMDGLGDDADVAFLLTTNRADLLEPALVQRPGRVDLAVEIPVPDAEGRARLLTLYGSSLDLGKDLTDEIVTRTEGTTASFTKELVRRAVLIAAEREAERTEPEDLRAAVDELLSDRDRLTRRLLGVRDPDQDDEFMLTRDDD; this comes from the coding sequence ATGGACGAGACCGAGATCATCAGTAGTTCGGAGCACAAGGCCCGGCGCGCCGCGGAGGGGGAGAGTTCGCCGCTGTCGCTGGAACAGGTCGGCGAGCTGTTCAACCAGTTCCTCGACGCGGTCGCGCGGCCAAAACCCCAGGTCGCGGACGGCCGCAATCTCGCCGAGCGGATGCGCGCGCATCTGGGCACGGCACCCGGGGACCAGCCGGTGGTCAAAGCCGCGTACGCCCCCTACGACCTGCCCAATGTGCATCTGGCGGTGGAGCGCTGGTTCGCGGCCGAGGGGCGTTCGTACGAGCTGATCGGCATGCGGGGGTCCTCGCACCACGGGGATCTGACACTGGGCGAGATCCTCGAATCCGCCGACCGTTACAACCGGTTCGTGATCGGCGCGGTCGACTACGCGCATCTGCCGATCTCGCCCGACGAGGAACTCGCCTGTGTCTCCTTCGGGTTCTACCTCGGCCGGGAGGGCGACGAGCGGTTCGCGGTGCTGCTGCGCGGGCCGGCGGACGAGTACGGACGCAACAAGGTCGAGATCGAAGTCCTCGCCCAGGGAAAGGAGTTCGCGGACCGGCTGCTCGCCGAGATCGACGCGCTGGTCCGCGAACACAACATCTTCCGCGGACAGGTCCTCTCCTTCGAGGGCTCCGACTTCGGCCACGGCCTGGGCCCGTTCCGCTTCCACCGGCGTCCGGGGCTCACTCGCGAGGAGATCGTGCTGCCGGAAGGACTCTTGGACCGGGTGGAGCGGCAGGTGGTCGGGGTGGCGCGCCGCCGCGAGCGCCTCCGCGCCGCCGGTCAGCACCTGCGCCGCGGCCTCCTCCTCTACGGCCCGCCCGGCACCGGCAAGACCCATACGATCCGCTACCTCCTTTCCCACCTCCCGGAGTTCACGGTCGTCGTCCTGGCCGGCACGAGCATCGACGCCATCGGCCCCGCCTGCGCACTGGCGCGCATGCTGCAGCCCGCGCTCGTCGTCCTGGAGGACTGCGACCTGATCGCCGAGGCCCGCGACTACGGCGGCGGCGAACAGCCCCTGCTCTTCCAGGTGCTGAACGAGATGGACGGCCTCGGCGACGACGCCGACGTCGCCTTCCTGCTCACCACCAACCGCGCGGATCTGCTGGAACCCGCCCTCGTCCAGCGCCCCGGCCGCGTCGACCTCGCCGTCGAGATCCCCGTCCCCGACGCCGAGGGCCGTGCCCGCCTCCTGACCCTGTACGGCTCCTCCCTCGACCTCGGCAAGGACCTCACCGACGAGATCGTCACCCGCACAGAGGGCACGACGGCATCGTTCACCAAGGAGCTCGTACGACGAGCCGTACTGATCGCGGCCGAGCGGGAGGCGGAGCGGACGGAGCCGGAGGACCTGCGGGCGGCGGTGGACGAACTCCTGTCCGACCGGGACCGTTTGACGCGTCGGCTGCTGGGGGTGCGCGATCCCGACCAGGACGACGAGTTCATGCTGACGCGCGATGACGACTGA